A window of Bombina bombina isolate aBomBom1 chromosome 5, aBomBom1.pri, whole genome shotgun sequence genomic DNA:
CTTACTATGGCAAGTGGTGCTTTGCTCTCCTTGCTGGCAAACCGCCCGTCACTTTGACCCTGACGAATTGGTCCTGCGACTTTCCAGTCAGCTGTCCGGCATGTTCGCCCGCTCTCATTGGGCTTCCTCCTGGCTTGGCTGTATATGGCTCAGCCTATGGATCAATCAGCATGATAAGGGATGGTGCGCTCTCCAACACCTTTGAGCGCCAAGCTTGCAATCCCTGCCAAGCTCCTCCCTTTCCGGATCTCCTAATTCTCTGAGCTACAcattatataatattaacactagcacataacagctacacaatatatattattgacactagcacataacagctacacaatatattattaacactggcacataacagctacacaatatattattaacaccagcacatgacagttacacaatatatattattaacactagcacataacagctacacaatatatattattaacaccagcacatgacagttacacaatatatattattaacactagcacataacagctacacaatatattattaacactggcacataacagctacacaatatattattaacaccagcacatgacagttacacaatatatattattaacactagcacataacagctacacaatatatattattaacaccagcacatgacagttacacaatatatattattaacactggcacataacagctacacaatatattattaacaccagcacatgacagttacacaatatatattattaacactagcacataacagctacacaatatatattattgacactagcacataacagctacacaatatatattattaacactagcacataacagttacacaatatatattattaaatctagcacataacagctatacaatacatattattaacattagcacataacagctacacaatatatattattaacactagcacataacagctacacaatatattattaacaccggcacataacaactacacaatatattattaacaccagcacatgacagttacacaatatatattattaacactagcacataacagctacacaatatatattaacactagcacataacagttacacaatatatattattaaatctagcacataacagctatacaatacatattattaacattagcacataacagctacacaatatattattaacactggcacataacaactacacaatatattattaacactgacacataacagctacacaatatattattaacactggcacataacagctacacaatatattattaacactagcacataacagctacacaatatattattaacactagcacctaACAGCTAgacaatatattattaacactagcacataacagctacacaatatagatgattgattttatgatttttattgaaGGTCGATACATATTAATATAAGACAGAACATCTATTATCAATTGATACATagttaaaccttaaaaaaaaaaaaaaacgtaaaagagATAACAGACAAAAACATAGCCTTCAAGGTTTAAATACATTATATCATATTATACAAGCATTTTCATGACActcaaaaaatagaaataaaaagagaCAAAATAATAAGCAAACAAAATTTAGAAAAATCATAACTTGTCTCAAAATTAATTATGCTGGCTAAGCAAGTTATAcacattattttctaaaaaaatagtTAAGAATTACCTTTTCTCAACCTTAACCACTTCTTAGCCCTTGTTAAATCAATAGTTCGGCCTTCATTTTATCTGAGAACTTGGAACCACCATAGATTCATTTATCAACTTCCTAACTTAAGAGGGTTGGGGAGGTAGGACCATGCAAAATCAAAATaattaacaaacaataaaacagagaaaaaaatgagaaaaaaaaaaagaaagaaaaaaaagcaagaaaaaacTTAATCTTGTTTGTCTTGTATCAAATTTTCTAAGGGTATTAACAGTTGAGTCTGAATGTTGGGATTTTTATATAGTCTAATAAAGTCTATCCATTTTGTTATAAATTTAATTTGCTGTGTTTCTGAATTATTTATGTTATCAAACTGTTCTATTATATATTGAgattgcaagagaaaggttaaattaTTTATAGTGGGCGCTCTCTTCttcttccaatttttaagaataagatatctcCCACCcagtattgttatattaataaaatctCTATTAATAGATTTATCACGTGTATCTAATAGAAAGATTATATGTTGGAGCTCTATTATAAAGTTTGTAGATGTCACTTTATATAGCCAAAATTGTATaatttttgggcaactccaaaacATATGGACCAGGTCAGCTTCAAGAGAACAGCAACGAGGACATAGATTTGAGACTTGGAAGGCCCATTTATTTATTCTAGCTGGTGTGATATATATTCTATATAAGAGTTTTACTTGCATTTCTCGCCAATTTGCATAAAGTGTAGCCTCATCTAACGCAGTTATACTATATTTCACTTTATCTTCAACCAAGTTTGGGATATCTAATTGTCATTTTGAACATATCTCTGCAATATTTGCTTCCCCTGTTTTAAGGAGAACCAAACTGTACCAATACTTAATGGAACGTTTGCCTGCATTGAAGAGTGCCAAACCCATTTTTATTCCTGGATGTATCAAAAAAAGCTTTACTACCTTTGACAATTTCTAAGTACCAATGTCTGACTTGAAGATATGCGTAAAATTCAGAACAATAtagattattaacactagcacataatatctacacaatatatattattaatactggcacacaacagctacacaatatatagtatttacactagcacataacagctacacaatatatattattaacactagcacataccatttacacaatatatattgatatatcaaGGAAAACTACAAGTGTAACTGTGTAGACGGAGCGCTCAATGGCAGTAAACGCTGAAAAGGTCAAGGAGGTGGGGACTCCAGTCCTCCATCGCAACACAtaggctcaatggagagtgggtgtgtgGAGGTAATCAGCTGCGCTGTATGCAGCCTAGGCAAGTCTGCAAGCTACGCCGGAAAGGAATTCACAAAAATCCAAGGAAGGCGCACAACAAAATACAGCGTCTTAGCAATCCCATAGTAAAAATACAAAAAGTTTATTTGGCAAAGTTTAAAACACAAGGGGCTTATAATGTCAtgtaacccacaaaataaaatcatCCAGTGTCTGTCAGAATGCTCCACAGacgcgtttcgtgagcatgctcacttgttcactgcataacaGGTATTCTGACACACCTCCATTTATCAGGAGAGTTTAAAGAGACAGACTATACATTTTGCTTACTACACCAGATGAAGGCTTTCAAAAGTTACACTATTCTGTTACAGTTGAACAATATTTACAACATATCATATGGGAGACCATATGTTACAACAATTATTtagcaactttatatatatatatatatatatatatatatatatatatttatgtaagtcaATCCATTACCAAACTTATACTAATACAATAAAGAATCAAATTCTAACTATTACAATGTTATATGCACATCAATTAAACATAGTTTATGAGATCCTTAAAGGTTACACAGAACAAAACTATGAAGATCCAGAAAAATAtcaataaagatatcaatagaACTCTAAAGTTTGTCTTTAATTAGACAAAAAATGctaaatactggtctggattacaattatttttatttgcatgaaaaaacattgtatatcattatatagtaaacagcagcattacatgatatatgcacacaatggtataaatatacctaacacttgtgctcttgatacaaagggatttatcagacatataatgtcccctttatatatacagtatgtgctattatcagttcttgtggcttctaactaacatgaaaacatctaacagacataatatcaagttacagaacatgacacacatattacatacccagtgtacgtgtaggttatagtagccatttaaattaactgattatgatcacatgacacacatattacatacccagtatacatgtaggttatagtagccatttaaattaaactgattatgatcacatgacacacatattacatacccagtatacatgtaggttatagtagccatttaaattaaactgattatgatcacatgacacacatattacatacccagtatacatgtaggttatagtagccatttaaattaaactgattatgatcacaaatGTAAACAATCAAATGATAGGAACAGCACTTGTTAAGCAGAGTGCACGGAGGAGACttaccaaggggcatatttatcaagctccatacggagctggatgccccgtgtttccggcgagccttcaggctcaccagaaacacaagttatgaagcagtggtctaaagaccgctgctccataacctgtgtgcctgctctgaggccgcggacagaaatcaacccgatcaaatatgatcgggttgattgacaccccctgctagcggccaattggctgtgaatctgcagggggcggtattgcaccagcagttcaccaatactgctggtgcaatgataaatgctgacagcgtatgctgtcgacatttattgatgtgtggcagaCAGGATACGCtaaattgtatcatgtccgctcgcacaatcataaatatgcccccaagtctcaaatcatatgtaaagcaacaagtcctccagcacttccaataataaaagacctttattaatattttaacatGGGTCAACAAATAACTGCAACGTTTCGGGCCTAGCTCAGCCCTTCCTCATGCATCAGGAAGGGCTAAGTTAGGCCCAAAAAATTACAGTTATTTGTTGACCCatgttaaaatattaataaaggtcttttattattgGAAGTGCTGGTGGACTTGTTGCTTTACATATGATCATAAATGTAGCAGTTACTGATATAGGCCTTGATTATAAATGGAGTGCAAATCCACATGCtgcaatgggagtctcgttctcatgcccTGAGACACAGCACGAGAAcaagcaatggcagcaaattttaatatatatatatgtttttgtgttaatatgtgtatatacttagaacaaataatatacatgtatataagcatattaacacaaaaacatatatatattaaaatttatatatatgtttttgtgttaatatgtgtatatacttagaacaaataatatacatgtatataagcatattaatataattacagggaacacacagttcccattcccatagaccacaatggaaagacacttttcagtgccatttttttttttaatacctaacAGCCGCCGACTTTAGCTCCCAAGAACTGctaagtgaagttttttttttctttccctttaaagaaacctaacacttaaaTTAAGGGacattttgtggacatttataaaattaaccagagacctgatctcttgtttattttataagcgctaattgctaccacaagctcacggtagaaaaaatcagccacttgtaatggctgattacttATTGCGccccccacaaatgggcaaatttgtccgtttatgggtgcgcgataaattagcgctccacttgtaatctagcccatagagtctcattaaataaaatcaatTTCCTATCAGTAATTCATCTGGtatataaaatgtacaatactAAGCATCTGTTGCTATAAGAAAAgatttatccacatgatgtgcacattaaatatatctcccagatgtcaatcatttgagactgatgttcttgtttatttaagtttctatagctctattcatataaagactcctttattctgtaaatataattattttctctcctatgtaaatcaaacatacaactcctaacactggcatattaataaacaacactaggGGTGCTTTgggggtgaatggttgtgtaaactggttagTATGAGGACATATTTGTATATTCCTGTGAAGGTTTTTATattctatcacatttatatgagagaaactgaggtgcacatatatagaggaacaaaggacagcggGAGAGCACTTCTAATATGGAGATTTTGCAAATGGGATTtaaaaagtattatttacaataccaTTCTTTTTTactcttctatttagagagtttgtcctcttaagaataattttaaaatgtttccacaCAGTGCatgtaaagtttattttatgtgtaaatatttggtgtttttgtGATACATTACTGGCATGGGATACCTTTTTCAATTTTctatacatgtgaaaggtttttctcctgtgtgaatccttccaTGATGTTTCAGAGTACTCTTTAGTgtgaaacattttccacactctgtacatgtgaaaggtttttctcctgtgtgaatcctttcatgagttttcaggtgacttatttgtgtaaaacattttccacactctgtacatgtgacaggcttttctcctgtgtgaatcatttcatgagtttttagactactcttttctgtaaaacatttcccacactctgtacacgtgaaaggcttttcccccgtgtgactcctttcatgatctTTCAGATTATCTTTTCGTGTaaacctttttccacactctgtacatgtgaaaggtttttctcctgtgtgaattctttcatgtGTTTTCAGATTAGTCTTGTTTttaaatccttttccacactcagtacatgtgaaaggtttttcttctgtgtgactcctttcatgagatttcagatgACTCTTgtttgtaaaaccttttccacactctgtacatgtgaagggtttttctcctgtgtgaattcttttatgacttttcaaatgactctttagtgtaaaacatttgccacactctgtacatatgaaacAGTTTTCTCCTGTAtgactcctttcatgaattttcagattactcttttgtgtaaaactgtttccacactcattacatgtgaaaggtttctcccctgtatGGGTCGTTTTGTGATACTTAAGGCCGCCTTTagatgtgaaacatctcccacatTCTGTACACGTGTGAGGTTTCACAACTGTGTGAACTGTGTGCTGTTCAAGGAGATGCAAATTACATATGacgcttttctcacattctgtgcatttgaaagtttttttatttgtatgaatcatttggctagacttaaGACATTTCCCTTCCTtaaaatgttttgaaaactcagtaaatgtgtgtggtttatcctctgggataatcatttcactagataaggcataaatgttgtcctcttgtttgatgactaaattactttcTGTatataatgattgctgcccagttcctacCAATTTaccatctcctttaaatatctgctgtgattttcccaatgtttgtgaatagtcattagtgtctaagactTTTAGAGTCTGCAATATAAGACTGGTGCTTCCTGTAGTGAAACTATTCAAGTGTTTGTCTGCATAAAAAGgaaaggaataaagaaaataaagaaagtttATTCTTTATAATGGAATCCATATTAATACAagtattacattatttatttatactttataaaatggcttctgttttgtgttcatttttaaattgatttacctgtaaaacacaaattaaaacaacaaaagACAAATAAAGTAAATGTTTCTACATTATAACAAACTAAACCACTAATTactgaataaaacaaattatagggCACCATTAAAGGTGGATAATGTTCTCAACCAgtgaacaagtacatctgtattctgggcaagagaggtggcatccacaatcctcatttaacattacacaagcaaatGCATATACAGCCCTGCCCagctcatgctcaaccagtgggGTGAGAATATGATGTCTTAATCATTATAGACTAATAATTAGTGTGTGGTGTTTTGAAAggctaaggagcagtgatcttatgatACTTTTTAGCTTTCGGCTGGGGTTGTTTGATTCATATAATCagccaaaaacataaattatgcttaccagataaatttccttctgtataaggagagtccacagcttcattccttactgttgggaaatactgaacctggccaccaggaggaggcaaagacacctcaaccaaaggcttaaatacctctcccacttcccccagacattctgccgagggaacaaggaacagtaggagaaatatcaggttataaaacatgccagaagaaaaatataatttagggggccgTCCATCGAAGAAatatgggcgggagctgtggaatCTCCTTACAGAAGGAAAttgaattatctggtaagcataatttatattttccttcttaatataaggggagtccacggcttcattccttactgttgggaaacttatacccaagctctaaaggacactgaatgataacgggagggacaaaaagagaggcagaccttaatctgagggcaccacagcctgcataaacttgtaaaatttagaaaaaatatgtaaggaggaccaggtagccgccttacgaatctgatccatagaggccttgttcttaaaggcccaagaggaaaccactgctctagtagaataagccataattctctgaggaggtttaggtcccgctgtctcataagctaagcggataatactccttaaccaaaaagataaggaagtcgaagagaccttctaaCTCTTACACttcttcccagaataggcaacaaacaaggaagaagttagtctaaaatccttagtagcctgaagataaaatgtcAAGGCGCGAACCACGTTCAATTTATGAAGCAAcgtttcttcaaagaaggattaggacacaaggaaggaaccacaatctcttgattgatgttgcggtctaacacggccttagggagaaaccctaacttagtacgtaggacagccttatcagaatggaacaccagataagcaggctcacattgcaaggcagcaaactTAGATACTCTGCAcatagaagcaatagccagtagaaaatgaaccttccaggacaacaacttaatgtcaatttcattcataggctcaaacggagcctgttgcaaaactttaagaaccagattcagactccaagggggagacgaagatctgaacacaggactgatcctaatcagagccttaacaaaagactgaacatctggaagctccgagagcctcttgtgcagtaaaacagacaaggccaaaatctgtcccttcagggaactgtccaaaagacccttctccagtccattctggagaaacaatagaatcctggcaaccttaattttatgccagggaaatccatgttcttcacaccagaataagtaggttctccacaccttatgatagatgcaacgagtaaccggcttacgagcttgaatgagagtatcaataactctctgagaaaatcctctcttggcaaggactaagcattcaatctccacgctgtcagcctcagagaatctagattttgatgagcaaaaggaccttgttccagcagatccctgcaaaaagataacctccatggaggagaagaggacatcctcactagatccatgaaccatatcctttgcagccacaatggagcaataAGTATTACTGACGCCTGATCTTGCTTGATGCGGGTCACTAcctgaggaaggagtggtaatggcaaaaaaggtagattagactgaacctccaaggcactgctaatgcatctattagctctgcctgaggatctatctccggcatcccccacatactgcatatctctgcaaacacttcgggatggagagaccattcccctggatgaaaggattgtctgctgagaaaaactgcttcccagttgtccacacccggaatgtggattgctgacagtgaacagttgtgggcttccgcccactccagaatccgagatacttctctcattgctaaggagcttctcattcccccctgatggttgatgtaagccaccaaggttatattgtctgattttaaatctgataaactaggacaaacccagaagaggtcaagccttcagagcattgtagattgcttgaagttccagaatgttcatctggagggagcgttcctcctgagaccacaggtccTGTGCCTtcatggcaccccaaacagctccccatcctgatagactcatgTAGTCACACTCTACCAGGATGGCCTTAGAAAGGATGTccttcgggacagatgatctgaacagagccatcaagagagtgattctcttaagtggctgtccagggaaatctgttgacagATCCAAATAATTgcagttccactgcctcagcatgcacagctgtaaaggtctgagacggaacctggcaaagggaattatatatatgctggacaccatgacaccaattacctccatacactgagccagagatggccttaaggaggtccagagggcaagacatgccgaagctagcttgcaatgtctctggtctgttagaaatactGTCATGGATATCGAGTCTATtaaagtacccaggaattctaccctggtgcttggaataagagaaagcttttctaaatttatcttccATCAATGAGATCGAAGAAGATGGTCTTCCACTAGAAGAAAGGATGGTGCTTAAACCAGAATGTCaaccaagtagggagctactgctataccctgggttctggcgatggccaagagagcccctagaacctttgtgaagatttgtggaGCAATAGCTAGAtcaaatggaagtgcaatgaactataagtgctgatccaggaacgcaaacattaggaac
This region includes:
- the LOC128660014 gene encoding gastrula zinc finger protein XlCGF52.1-like, producing MNSYVLDKHLNSFTTGSTSLILQTLKVLDTNDYSQTLGKSQQIFKGDGKLVGTGQQSLYTESNLVIKQEDNIYALSSEMIIPEDKPHTFTEFSKHFKEGKCLKSSQMIHTNKKTFKCTECEKSVICNLHLLEQHTVHTVVKPHTCTECGRCFTSKGGLKYHKTTHTGEKPFTCNECGNSFTQKSNLKIHERSHTGENCFICTECGKCFTLKSHLKSHKRIHTGEKPFTCTECGKGFTNKSHLKSHERSHTEEKPFTCTECGKGFKNKTNLKTHERIHTGEKPFTCTECGKRFTRKDNLKDHERSHTGEKPFTCTECGKCFTEKSSLKTHEMIHTGEKPVTCTECGKCFTQISHLKTHERIHTGEKPFTCTECGKCFTLKSTLKHHGRIHTGEKPFTCIEN